A portion of the Marinobacter alexandrii genome contains these proteins:
- a CDS encoding acetyl-CoA C-acyltransferase: MKEVYIAAAVRTPIGSFGGKLSGFSATQLGTIAIKGALKKSGVSAEEVNEVYMGNVLSAGLGQAPARQAAIGAGIGHNVPCTTINKVCSSGMKSVMLGAQSVMLGINDVVVAGGMENMSNVPFYVPKARFGYKYGHGQLTDGLMHDGLWEAYNEFPMGSCADNTAKEMNISREAQDEFAINSYKKVAASTEAGEFKDEIVPVEIPQRKGDPVIMDEDEEFRNVNYDKIPTLRPVFNKDGTVTAANASTINDGASALVLVSKEKAEELGLKVIAKIKGFADAAQDPMWFTTAPSLAVPKALAHAGVDKSDVDFWEVNEAFSAVALANQQELELDADKLNVFGGAVAMGHPLGTSGARIIATLVNVLNKKGGKIGCAGICNGGGGASAIVVEKV, from the coding sequence ATGAAAGAAGTTTACATCGCAGCAGCAGTACGTACCCCAATAGGAAGTTTCGGAGGAAAACTATCAGGCTTTTCAGCTACACAGCTTGGCACCATAGCTATTAAAGGAGCTCTTAAAAAATCTGGAGTTTCAGCAGAGGAAGTAAACGAAGTGTATATGGGTAATGTGCTTTCTGCAGGTCTTGGTCAAGCGCCCGCTAGGCAAGCAGCTATCGGAGCTGGAATAGGACACAACGTGCCATGCACTACCATCAATAAAGTATGCTCGTCGGGAATGAAGTCTGTGATGTTGGGTGCCCAATCTGTTATGCTAGGTATCAACGATGTAGTAGTCGCTGGAGGAATGGAAAACATGTCAAATGTTCCGTTTTACGTACCTAAAGCTCGATTTGGTTATAAGTATGGACATGGACAACTCACCGACGGGTTAATGCATGATGGACTATGGGAAGCTTATAATGAATTTCCTATGGGAAGCTGTGCAGATAACACCGCAAAAGAAATGAATATCTCGCGTGAAGCACAGGATGAATTTGCTATCAACTCATACAAGAAAGTTGCCGCTTCAACTGAGGCCGGAGAATTCAAAGATGAGATTGTTCCTGTTGAAATTCCGCAACGTAAAGGCGATCCAGTAATCATGGATGAAGATGAGGAATTCAGAAACGTGAATTACGATAAAATTCCTACTCTTAGACCTGTATTTAATAAAGACGGTACAGTAACAGCGGCTAATGCTTCCACTATCAATGATGGTGCTTCTGCACTTGTTCTTGTTAGCAAAGAAAAAGCAGAAGAGTTAGGATTGAAAGTGATTGCAAAGATCAAGGGGTTTGCAGATGCCGCACAAGATCCCATGTGGTTTACCACTGCTCCTTCATTGGCTGTGCCAAAAGCATTGGCACATGCTGGAGTTGATAAATCAGATGTAGATTTTTGGGAAGTGAATGAGGCCTTCTCTGCTGTAGCTCTGGCTAATCAGCAAGAATTGGAACTTGATGCTGATAAACTTAATGTCTTCGGTGGTGCTGTAGCGATGGGACATCCACTAGGTACTTCGGGAGCTAGAATCATTGCTACGCTTGTGAACGTACTTAACAAAAAAGGAGGCAAGATCGGCTGTGCAGGTATCTGTAACGGTGGTGGTGGTGCTTCTGCTATTGTTGTAGAAAAAGTATAA
- a CDS encoding DUF6263 family protein, with product MMKAFTLILFLIISNGLVAQPFDLRLRTKKKQELEYSITTSLAITQFVDGVQSLTKMEIKNEISLEVKNIRNDKIEITSRYKKLSLDLEFEESAMSINSESTDERDTFSKILSQLVDKPFQLSISEKGEILEFSGLSKIIDGAFTDYKELPQAKIDQLKGQLNKAFGEEALKGNIQSFITIFPSNPVNEKDTWRIETSFNDGMSASIESDFILEDVRKNQAKIISTGIIESLDKEKYFELNGNYFKYNLVGTTDSDIVLDPETGQVIEAITHQDISGDSFLKPNDHIDEDVTISIEISNKTVITRLN from the coding sequence ATGATGAAAGCATTTACGCTGATTTTATTCTTGATTATCTCAAATGGTCTTGTTGCACAGCCTTTTGATCTTAGATTAAGGACTAAGAAAAAACAGGAACTTGAATATTCGATTACAACTTCTTTAGCAATAACACAATTCGTAGATGGGGTGCAATCCCTTACAAAAATGGAAATCAAGAATGAGATTAGTCTGGAAGTTAAAAACATTCGAAACGATAAGATAGAAATAACCTCACGCTACAAGAAACTGAGTCTCGATTTAGAATTTGAAGAATCCGCCATGTCTATAAATTCAGAAAGTACGGATGAGCGTGATACTTTTTCCAAGATTTTAAGTCAGCTTGTAGATAAACCTTTTCAATTATCTATTTCTGAAAAAGGCGAAATACTTGAATTTAGTGGTCTATCCAAGATCATTGATGGTGCTTTCACAGATTACAAAGAACTTCCACAAGCTAAAATTGATCAACTAAAAGGACAGTTAAACAAAGCATTTGGTGAAGAAGCCTTGAAAGGAAATATTCAATCTTTTATAACCATCTTTCCATCAAATCCAGTCAATGAAAAAGACACCTGGAGAATAGAAACATCATTTAATGATGGTATGTCAGCAAGCATTGAATCAGATTTTATTCTTGAGGATGTAAGAAAAAATCAAGCAAAAATTATATCTACGGGTATTATAGAATCATTAGATAAAGAAAAATATTTCGAATTAAACGGCAATTATTTTAAGTACAACCTGGTAGGAACTACAGATTCTGATATTGTACTAGATCCTGAAACAGGTCAGGTAATTGAAGCAATTACTCATCAGGATATCAGCGGTGATTCTTTTCTTAAGCCAAATGATCATATCGATGAAGACGTCACCATTTCAATTGAAATTAGTAATAAGACAGTAATTACCCGCTTGAACTAA
- a CDS encoding prephenate dehydrogenase, with product MNLLIVGVGLIGGSFSLSLKGKKNLHFASFDQNRESADKAQELGIVEKTFSDITNGVEWADVVVLAIPVKAIKTMLPEVLDLLKPDQFVVDFGSTKASICKSVNEHPKRAQYIAAHPIAGTEHSGPAAAFAALYQGKNLILCDTEKSDSMKLETFESLAKEAGFYITKMDADEHDRHLAYISHLSHITSYALSNTVLKKEEDGEVILDLAGSGFESTVRLAKSSPSMWSSIFMENKEMVLKGIGAYKRELEKLEKLIEAEDERAINKYLEEGRSIRKILS from the coding sequence ATGAATTTACTAATTGTGGGTGTTGGTCTAATAGGAGGTTCCTTCTCACTTTCCTTAAAAGGCAAAAAGAATTTACATTTTGCGAGCTTTGATCAGAATCGTGAATCGGCTGATAAGGCACAAGAATTGGGGATTGTCGAGAAAACTTTTAGCGATATAACCAATGGGGTTGAGTGGGCAGATGTTGTCGTACTTGCGATTCCCGTCAAAGCAATTAAGACAATGCTACCAGAAGTCTTAGATTTATTAAAGCCAGATCAGTTTGTGGTTGATTTTGGCTCGACCAAGGCATCTATCTGTAAGTCGGTTAATGAACATCCTAAAAGAGCTCAATACATCGCTGCTCATCCTATTGCGGGAACAGAACATTCAGGCCCAGCAGCAGCTTTCGCAGCGCTGTACCAAGGTAAAAACCTCATTCTTTGCGATACAGAAAAGTCCGATTCAATGAAATTGGAAACGTTTGAATCCCTAGCTAAGGAAGCAGGTTTCTATATCACCAAAATGGACGCGGATGAGCACGATCGACATTTGGCTTACATATCTCATCTAAGTCACATCACTTCTTATGCACTAAGTAATACAGTACTTAAAAAAGAAGAGGACGGTGAGGTGATTTTGGATCTCGCAGGTTCGGGGTTTGAATCTACCGTGAGATTAGCAAAAAGTTCTCCATCCATGTGGAGTTCTATTTTTATGGAAAATAAAGAAATGGTTTTGAAAGGAATTGGTGCGTACAAGCGAGAACTAGAAAAGCTAGAAAAGTTGATAGAGGCAGAGGATGAACGTGCCATAAATAAATATCTTGAAGAGGGGAGGTCTATTCGGAAGATTTTGAGTTAA
- a CDS encoding toxin-antitoxin system YwqK family antitoxin — protein sequence MMKTLATTTLLLFIVCLATAQQTIKIFYDQGQLKEEYRVLNGDSSLVDGDYKMYDPSGNVIIAGNFDSGAKNGIFYNYYPDGNIQRQTVYQDNRREGLTKVFSPSGKVIQEATFEKDTLVGSVKLYDEQGKLKGITSFENGKPNGSVLSYYSDGTTIKEEISYADGKPNGITKHFYESGKLKLEANYQAGLLDGTYKTYYPSGDLEMTVINKRGERTGSVKMYHENGQLKATGIYEDGTLQGDYLVYFDNGDAKSEYKYKDGYRIGKSLDYHKNGQIRLKSMFSNDGLSAIIKEYSEKKQLTSQKELLNELPHGTWKYWDSKGHSLKVERFEKGKKHGIQEIYDKGEKSSITEYRFGNKYGPHTEFYPNGSLKTEANYELNKLEGNYIEYHKNGQVEHQGKYVRNRRHGVWNYYDKKGTIIDTVTYKHGEKIEKD from the coding sequence ATGATGAAAACTCTTGCAACCACAACCTTACTCCTTTTCATTGTCTGCCTAGCTACTGCTCAGCAGACCATCAAAATTTTTTACGACCAAGGCCAGCTAAAAGAAGAATATAGAGTACTCAATGGAGATAGTTCCTTGGTGGATGGCGATTATAAGATGTATGACCCAAGTGGCAATGTCATTATTGCAGGAAACTTTGATTCTGGTGCTAAAAATGGCATTTTCTACAATTACTATCCAGACGGAAACATTCAAAGACAAACTGTCTATCAGGACAACAGACGTGAAGGACTTACGAAGGTCTTTTCCCCTTCGGGTAAGGTAATACAAGAAGCAACCTTTGAGAAAGACACACTTGTAGGATCTGTGAAGTTGTATGATGAGCAGGGCAAACTAAAAGGCATCACTTCATTCGAAAATGGAAAACCCAATGGGTCTGTGCTTTCCTACTATAGTGATGGCACAACTATCAAAGAAGAAATAAGCTATGCCGATGGTAAACCAAACGGCATCACAAAGCACTTTTATGAAAGCGGAAAACTCAAGCTGGAAGCTAATTATCAGGCAGGCCTATTAGACGGCACTTATAAAACCTACTATCCAAGTGGCGATCTGGAAATGACCGTAATAAACAAGCGTGGAGAACGTACTGGATCTGTCAAAATGTATCATGAAAATGGTCAGTTGAAGGCGACAGGCATTTATGAAGATGGTACTCTTCAAGGGGATTACCTTGTATATTTTGACAATGGAGATGCAAAAAGCGAGTATAAGTACAAAGATGGCTATCGCATTGGCAAGAGCCTGGACTATCATAAAAATGGTCAAATTCGATTGAAGTCTATGTTTTCCAATGATGGATTAAGTGCTATCATCAAAGAATACAGTGAGAAAAAACAACTCACCTCTCAAAAAGAATTACTTAATGAATTACCTCACGGAACATGGAAATATTGGGATAGCAAGGGTCATTCACTTAAAGTAGAGCGCTTCGAAAAAGGAAAGAAGCATGGAATTCAAGAAATCTATGATAAGGGGGAGAAGAGTTCGATTACTGAATACCGATTTGGCAACAAGTATGGTCCTCACACGGAGTTTTATCCAAACGGTAGTTTGAAGACAGAAGCCAATTACGAATTAAACAAGCTTGAGGGTAACTATATCGAATATCATAAAAACGGTCAAGTTGAGCATCAGGGAAAATATGTCAGAAATCGCAGGCATGGAGTCTGGAATTATTACGATAAAAAAGGAACTATTATTGATACGGTGACATACAAACATGGGGAGAAAATAGAAAAAGACTGA